One Brassica napus cultivar Da-Ae chromosome C2, Da-Ae, whole genome shotgun sequence DNA window includes the following coding sequences:
- the LOC125582140 gene encoding uncharacterized protein LOC125582140 → MITRSISATNIVPRVEDIRALEREIARQRREVEQQAHLQRLEFDMENLPQDGDALGGINPRADHLRPQRQPQHLPRQARAIGAYDQPHINENNKYHGLAAEDPFDHLYKFDKYCGLSKANGVSEDAFNLKLFPFSLGDKAHQWEITLPSDTKGLESFSEAWERFKGYWSQCPHHGFSKESLFSTFYRGALPQCRNRLDTASNGFFLGKTEEEAEELVENMAKSDSVYSEEHDRVNRSDDQQTKKEIKSLQEKIYLLLSNQAKQEQMNFVGGPSQEVPPKVNEIDGLEGQEELCFINNNGTWYRKKPNFQYNNYEQRSYSNNQQGGYQPKQNTQRGSYQPRQNIPPGFNNHSNQCTQAQGSSSQAPASDTSVDVMFKKLLDFQPSRQQRSLPGKPEQNLKETMKAITLRSGRELPPRVLTKDGEKQGGEVAINIDDEVVIVDEKVDEEILEKIVEAKGKGKLGEEKRTVKHGEIATPTKESSFVPPPYEPKLSFPGRFKRQLLEKYKTLFEKQKSEYSKFLKDVVGAKKKEMEGMMILTHECSAIIQRLDVPRKLEDPGCFTLPCALGPMVFERSVNIPVGIPEDFPVMVGNFEIPTDFVVLEMGEEARDPLILGRPFLATAGAIVNVREGKIDLHLGKGNILQFDINEVMKKPTIQN, encoded by the exons atgaTCACAAGAAGCATAAGTGCAACAAACatagttccaagagttgaagacattagagcacttgaGAGGGAAATTGcaagacagagaagagaagtagagcaacaggctcacttgcaaAGGTTGGAGTTTGATATGGAGAATCTGCCTCAAGATGGTGATGCCCTAGGGGGCATTAATCCAAGAGCTGATCATCTTAGACCACAGCGCCAGCCACAACATCTACCGCGCCAAGCTcgtgccattggagcctatgatcAACCTCACATTAATG AGAATAACAAATATCATGGCCTTGCTGCTGAAGACCCTTTTGATCACTTGTACAAGTTTGATAAATATTGTGGCTTGTCCAAGGCAaatggtgtttctgaagatgcttTCAACTTGAAGttgttccctttctctttgggagacaaggcacACCAGTGGGAGAtaactcttccaagtgacact AAGGGTCTAGAGAGCTTCAGTGAAGcatgggagaggttcaagggCTATTGGTCTCAGTGCCCTCATCATGGTTTCAGCAAGGAGAGTTTGTTTAGCACCTTCTATAGAGGAGCTCTACCACAGTGCAGAAACAGGCTTGATACTGccagcaatggtttcttcttgggaaaaactgaggaagaggcagaggaacTGGTAGAGAACATGGCCAAGAGTGACTCAGTCTACAGTGAGGAGCATGATAGGGTCAACAGAAGTGATGATCAGCAGACAAAGAAAGAGATCAAGTCCTTGCAAGAAAAGATATATTTGCTTCTTTCCAACCAAGCTAAACAGGAGCAGATGAATTTTGTGGGTGGTCCTAGTCAAGAGGTTCCTCCTAAGGTCAATGAGATTGATGGTTTGGAAGGCCAAGAAGAGCTatgcttcatcaacaacaatggtactTGGTACAGGAAGAAAcctaactttcagtacaacaactacgaGCAACGGTCTTACTCCAACAACCAGCAAGGAGGATACCAGCCAAAGCAAAACACCCAGCGAGGGAGCTATCAGCCTAGGCAAAACATccctcctggtttcaacaatCACAGCAATCAGTGTACTCAAGCTCAAGGAAGTTCTTCACAAGCTCCAGCTTCAGATACAAGTGTGGATGTCATGTTCAAGAAACTCTTGGATTTTCAG CCAAGTCGCCAACAAAGGTCATTACCTGGAAAGCCAGAGCAAAACCTCAAGGAAACAATGAAGGCAATCACCCTACGGAGTGGTAGAGAGTTGCCTCCAAGAGTTCTCACCAAGGATGGTGAAAAACAAGGTggggaggtggccatcaacattgatgatgaagtggtgattgtagaTGAGAAGGTTGATGAAGAGATTCTGGAAAAAATTGTTGAAGCTAAGGGTAAAGGAAAgcttggagaagagaagaggacaGTGAAACATGGTGAAATTGCTACTCCAACAAAGGAAtcctcttttgttcctcctccatATGAGCCAAAGCTGTCATTCCCTGGAAGATTCAAAAGACAGCTATTGGAGAAGTACAAGACACTCTTTGAGAAACAAAAGAGTGAA TACAGCAAATTCTTGAAAGATGTTGTGggtgcaaagaagaaagagatggaaggtATGATGATCTTAACACACGAGTGCAGCGCCATTATCCAGAGGTTAGATGTTCCAAGAAAgctagaggatccaggatgttTCACCTTACCTTGTGCTCTAGGACCCATGGTGTTTGAGCG ATCAGTGAATATTCCTGTTGGTATCCCAGAAGACTTTCCCGTGATGGTTGGTAACTTTGAGATCCCtactgattttgttgtgttgGAGATGGGTGAGGAAGCAAGAGACCCTTTGATCCTTGGAAGACCATTCTTAgccacagcaggagctattgtaaATGTTAGAGAAGGAAAAattgatcttcatcttggaAAAGGGAACATTCTCCAATTTGACATCAATGAAGTGATGAAGAAGCCAACTATCCAGAACTAA